The genomic DNA ATCTTCGCAGGACTTGTAGCAGCGATTCCAAATGTTGCGAATCAAATTTATTTGCAACAATTTCAAAATGCAGGCGATCAATTATTCATGCACATCATAAAAATGGTTTTAATTGGTCTCGTAATTTTAGCGATAGTTGTTGGCGTTATTTACATTCAACAAGCCGTGCGTAAAATACCGATTCAATATGCAAAAGCTGTTTCAGGAAACAATCAATATCAAGGAGCAAAAAACACTCATTTACCTCTAAAAGTAAATAGTGCTGGTGTAATTCCAGTAATCTTTGCTTCCGCATTTTTAATGACGCCGCGTACAATTGCGCAGCTCTTCCCTGATTCAAGCGTATCAAAATGGTTAGTTGCAAATCTTGATTTTGCACATCCAATTGGAATGACACTTTATGTCGGTCTTATCGTTGCTTTCACATACTTCTACGCATTTATTCAAGTAAATCCTGAACAAATGGCAGAGAATTTGAAAAAGCAAAATGGATATGTTCCTGGTATTCGTCCTGGTAAATCAACAGAACAATATGTAACTAAAATTTTATACCGTTTAACATTTATCGGCGCAATTTTCTTAGGTGCAATTTCAATTTTACCGCTCGTATTCACAAAAATTGCTACGTTACCACCTTCTGCTCAAATTGGTGGTACAAGCTTACTGATCATTGTCGGTGTAGCACTAGAAACAATGAAGACGTTAGAAAGTCAGCTTGTGAAACGTCATTATAAAGGGTTTATAAAAAAAGCGAATTAAGTAAAAAAACACAGTTGGTTATTTTTCCAACTGTGTTTTTGATTTTACTACCTCTAATGTTCCCACTAATGTACCAATGATTTTTTCTAAGTTCATTATTTTTTCTTCTAAGGCTTGAATACGCTTATTGCTTTCGTCTACATCATTATGTTTTAAACTGTTATTGGAGACTTTGAACTGCTCCCCTAATTCGGAAGTGATATCTTCAATAGTTGATTGTGATTTTTCATCATTACTGGTTGTATTTGTATTTGAATTTAATTCAAATTGAAGTTCATATGTATTTCCAGTTACTTCTTTAGCTATTTGCGAAATTAAATCTTTATAAGACTTTTCAACCCACTCTTGTTGAAATTTATTTTTAAAATAAATGATCAATGAATTTTCATTTATTCTGGCTGTCGTTTCTTTGACCCATGTTTCATATGATGGTCTCGAAATTGTTAATTGCATTTTATCTTTTATTTTATTCCAAATTATTTTTGATTCCTCTTGTCCGGAAGTAAGTTGATTATTTTGCACGTGATGAATCTGTGCTTTAGAAGTGGCGTTTGATTCTATTTCGAACCAAATTTGATATTCTTCATTTGTAATTTTCTGTACGGTACTTGAAATTATATTTTTATACTCCCCTTCAAGCAAATCACGATGAAACGCATCTTCACAAAATATTATTAATTTATTATCTTCTATTGTAGCATTTGTATTTCTAATCCATGTCATAAATGTTTTCTCTGCTAGCTTTGGTCTTAATGCTTTTTTTACTTCATCCCAGCTATTAAGCCTTTCTTTTTGAACATCTTTCAACTTAGATGGTTCGCCATTACATAGATCAAACTGAATTTCAAATGTCGTATTATACATTTCTCGTAATGTATTAAATACTAATTCTTTGTAATGAGATTCTAACCAATCACGTGCAAATTCATTCGGACAATAAATTGTTAATATATCATCCTCTAAATAAACAGTAGTATTAGTAAACCAAGTTTCATATGATGGTTTTGAAATTTGCGTTCGAATTTTTCCCTTTACTTCAGTCCAATTCATTTTCATAATAACTCCCCTCTTTTTACAGTTCTCTTTCATATAGCTTAATAATATTACGCCTTTCCAATAAATAAAGTCAATCCGTATTGTAAATAAAATTCAAGCAGCCCTGATTTATACAGGGCTGCTTCTTTATACAACTACATTTCCTTCTCAAATAATCTTCCTTGTTTGAAATACATACGGAGTGTGGATCGATTAGCTAAAAATACACCAACCAAAATAAAACAAGCACCTATTCCCATTGTAGGGTTTAAAGGTTCTCCTAATATGATGTATCCAACTATAATAGCAATTAGTGGTGAGACATATAACCACGTTGACGGAAATACAGGATTCGTTTTTGATAAGAGCCAGTAATATAATCCGTGTCCACCAATTGATCCGATAAAGATGAGATATAAAATAGGCCACTGTACACTCCATGAAGCTAATACAGTTACATCCGGTTGTTCTACTATGACGGATACGATTAGTAATAAAACACCTCCGTAAAACATTTGAATACCATTAATGAGAAATGGCGATACACTTTGTAAATCCGAAAGTATTTCTTTTGAGCGAATAGAGCCTATTCCGTAAAATAATTCTCCTATTATTAAAACAAAACAAGCGATACTCCATATGAAACTTATTTCTTGGTGCATCCCTGGTAAAGAAACAAAGATAACGCCTATTAGTGCAATAACTAAAGCGACGAGTTGCTCCTTTTGTAATTTTTCCTTATTTCTCTTAGCTTGTAATAACAAAATCATCATTGGACCCGTAGCCGAAAGAACAGCAGCTAGCCCTGAAGAAATATATTGTTCCGCCCAGTACAATGATGCAAACGTCATGAAAGTTAAACAAAATCCAGCATACATAATACGTTTTGAAAATAGATGCGGTGTAATCTCTTTTCGCTTTAACTTAAATATAATCATAAGGATAACGCCTGCTAAAAAGAAACGAATTCCTGCTGAAAATAATGGGGGTGCTCCTGCTTCAATTCCAATTTTTATCGTTAAAAATGTTGTACCAAAAATAATACATACTAAAATATAATTGAAAATAACCATTACTTTTCCTCCTTTTTACTCTTAACATGAGTATAGAAGGTATAGTGTATAACAGTGTAACTATGTATATAACAGTTGCCTAAAATCATAGTTGATTCTCTATATATTTTTCGCTTTAATAAAATAAAAACGAAAAAGGTGAAACCATGAAGATTGTCCTTCGTAAAGAATCCAACATACCGTATTACAAGCAAATATATATGCAAATTGTTGAAAGAATACAAAGTGGCATGCTTTCGCATGGTGACTTACTTCCATCTTTACGCTCTATGGCCGAAGATTTACAGATTAGCCTATTAACTGTTCGTAAGGCGTATAAGCAGTTAGAAAAGAAAGAATATATACGCATTGAGCAAGGAAAAGGTGCTTATATACATAAACATGTAAAGAAAGATTTCAGGTCAATTCCGTATAAATGGCAACAAACAAAAACGATTAATGTTATGCGATCTCAATATGCAATGAATCAGCACCGGAAATATTATGATTTTTCACAAGCGATTTTATATCCTCGCTTATTACCAAATCCATTCTTGGCAGAAGAAATGCATAAAATACTTAATAAAGACCAGATGATTCTAGCAACTTATGGGCCAGTTCAAGGCGATTATGAACTGCGAGTTGAAATAGCAAATTACTTAAATGAGCACCAGAAATTAGTGACAGACCCATCTCAATTATTAATTACAAGCGGAGCACAACAAGGAATTGATTTAATTGCTCAAACATTATTAAAACCTGGTGATATTGTATTAGTGGAAAGCCCGTGTTACAGTGCTGCACTTGATATTTTCATCAATAAAGGTGTTCAAATTATTCCAGTTTCTCTTGATAATCATGGAGTTCGCTCCGATTTAATCGATGATATTTGTCAAAGTAAAAATCCCGTTTTATTGTATACGAATCCAACTTTCCAGAACCCGACAGGTACAGTAATGAGTAAAGAGCGAAGAATGGAACTTATAGAACTAGCAGAGATATATGAGTTTTTTATAATTGAAGATGATTCTTTCGGAGAAATATATTTTGAGGATGCTATTGTTCCCCCTCCAATCAAAATTTTTGATAAGAATGGCCATGTAATATATATAAAAGGATTTAGTAAAACGTTAGCACCAGGACTGCGTATCGCAGCACTTATTGCCGATGGTCCTATTTTTGAATGGTTATTTGCTGTAAAAGGTTCAATGGATATCGGTAGTCCTTTATTAACACAAAAAGCACTTCTACCGTTTTTACGTGCAGAACGTATGAAAAATCATTTAGAGAAATTACGTACAGCTTTACAAATTAGACGTGATATAACGATTGATATTTTATCACCACTTAAGGAAATAAACTTTAAAATTCCAAATGGTGGCTTTAATTTATGGGTTGCACTTCCTAATTCGATAGATCCTTTTACTTTATTACAAAAAGCAAATAAAGTAGATGTTTCTTTTTTGCCAGGAACAGCTTGTCTATTACATAACGAAAGAAATAATAACCAATTAAGAATTAGCTATTCTATGTTAAATGAAAAAGAGATGTTAATTGGATTAGAGAAATTACATGATACAATACGAAACTATAAACTTTAGAAACACATGCACAATCCTTTTAAGCTAAAAAAAGTAAATACCCCAAAACATTTTTGTTTTGGGGTATTATGAAATTTTTAAGTATGTTAAGTCATTTTTAT from Bacillus basilensis includes the following:
- the secY gene encoding preprotein translocase subunit SecY — protein: MFRTISNFMRVAEIRNKILFTLAMLIVFRIGTFIPVPHTNAEVLKVQDQANVLGMLNVFGGGALQHFSIFAVGITPYITASIIVQLLQMDVIPKFSEWAKQGEMGRKKSAQFTRYFTIILAFIQAIGMSYGFNNIAGGQLITDQSWTTYLFIATVLTAGTAFLLWLGEQITANGVGNGISMIIFAGLVAAIPNVANQIYLQQFQNAGDQLFMHIIKMVLIGLVILAIVVGVIYIQQAVRKIPIQYAKAVSGNNQYQGAKNTHLPLKVNSAGVIPVIFASAFLMTPRTIAQLFPDSSVSKWLVANLDFAHPIGMTLYVGLIVAFTYFYAFIQVNPEQMAENLKKQNGYVPGIRPGKSTEQYVTKILYRLTFIGAIFLGAISILPLVFTKIATLPPSAQIGGTSLLIIVGVALETMKTLESQLVKRHYKGFIKKAN
- a CDS encoding DnaA N-terminal domain-containing protein encodes the protein MKMNWTEVKGKIRTQISKPSYETWFTNTTVYLEDDILTIYCPNEFARDWLESHYKELVFNTLREMYNTTFEIQFDLCNGEPSKLKDVQKERLNSWDEVKKALRPKLAEKTFMTWIRNTNATIEDNKLIIFCEDAFHRDLLEGEYKNIISSTVQKITNEEYQIWFEIESNATSKAQIHHVQNNQLTSGQEESKIIWNKIKDKMQLTISRPSYETWVKETTARINENSLIIYFKNKFQQEWVEKSYKDLISQIAKEVTGNTYELQFELNSNTNTTSNDEKSQSTIEDITSELGEQFKVSNNSLKHNDVDESNKRIQALEEKIMNLEKIIGTLVGTLEVVKSKTQLEK
- a CDS encoding DMT family transporter, with amino-acid sequence MVIFNYILVCIIFGTTFLTIKIGIEAGAPPLFSAGIRFFLAGVILMIIFKLKRKEITPHLFSKRIMYAGFCLTFMTFASLYWAEQYISSGLAAVLSATGPMMILLLQAKRNKEKLQKEQLVALVIALIGVIFVSLPGMHQEISFIWSIACFVLIIGELFYGIGSIRSKEILSDLQSVSPFLINGIQMFYGGVLLLIVSVIVEQPDVTVLASWSVQWPILYLIFIGSIGGHGLYYWLLSKTNPVFPSTWLYVSPLIAIIVGYIILGEPLNPTMGIGACFILVGVFLANRSTLRMYFKQGRLFEKEM
- a CDS encoding PLP-dependent aminotransferase family protein; protein product: MKIVLRKESNIPYYKQIYMQIVERIQSGMLSHGDLLPSLRSMAEDLQISLLTVRKAYKQLEKKEYIRIEQGKGAYIHKHVKKDFRSIPYKWQQTKTINVMRSQYAMNQHRKYYDFSQAILYPRLLPNPFLAEEMHKILNKDQMILATYGPVQGDYELRVEIANYLNEHQKLVTDPSQLLITSGAQQGIDLIAQTLLKPGDIVLVESPCYSAALDIFINKGVQIIPVSLDNHGVRSDLIDDICQSKNPVLLYTNPTFQNPTGTVMSKERRMELIELAEIYEFFIIEDDSFGEIYFEDAIVPPPIKIFDKNGHVIYIKGFSKTLAPGLRIAALIADGPIFEWLFAVKGSMDIGSPLLTQKALLPFLRAERMKNHLEKLRTALQIRRDITIDILSPLKEINFKIPNGGFNLWVALPNSIDPFTLLQKANKVDVSFLPGTACLLHNERNNNQLRISYSMLNEKEMLIGLEKLHDTIRNYKL